From the genome of Scytonema hofmannii PCC 7110, one region includes:
- a CDS encoding DUF2294 domain-containing protein → MAMSLPKPTCAQVERTITQQLQAFFREHIGQRPSKVVCQILNDGVVVILHDTLAPAERTLLDADRTESAKQFRSELHELLKPRIKELIEPIVATSVTAVLVDSDLDTGISILTAILEDLPQVRDPESIPKKPKG, encoded by the coding sequence ATGGCTATGTCCTTACCCAAACCCACTTGTGCACAGGTTGAACGTACTATCACTCAACAACTACAAGCCTTCTTTCGAGAACACATAGGTCAACGCCCTTCCAAAGTTGTTTGCCAAATCCTTAACGATGGAGTTGTAGTGATTTTGCACGATACGTTGGCTCCTGCAGAACGAACCTTGCTTGATGCAGACCGAACAGAATCAGCGAAGCAATTCCGCTCGGAGTTACATGAGCTACTGAAGCCGCGCATCAAAGAATTGATTGAACCAATCGTTGCAACATCTGTGACTGCTGTGTTGGTTGACTCGGACTTAGACACTGGTATTTCTATACTGACAGCAATTTTAGAAGATTTACCACAAGTTCGCGATCCTGAATCAATTCCCAAAAAGCCAAAGGGGTAA
- a CDS encoding glycoside hydrolase family 15 protein translates to MKTAAQLQTRLDSYYQKIKTIILARQNPMTGLLPASTAITAHGDYTDAWVRDNVYSILAVWGLALAYRKVDESKGRTYELEHSVVKLMRGLLFAMMRQSAKVEQFKHTQAPLDALHAKYNTATGDIVVGDDEWGHLQLDATSIFLLMLAQMTASGLQIIYTFDEVNFVQNLVYYIGRAYRTPDYGIWERGNKINHGNAELNASSIGMAKAALEAINGLDLFGVHGCQASVIHALPDEVARARITLESLLPRESASKEIDGALLSIISFPAFAVEDAPLRERTYNDIINKLEGTYGCKRFLRDGHQTVLEDTNRLHYEPFELKQFENIECEWPLFFTYLFLDSLFRGEQEQAKYYQERLESLLVERDGLRLLPELYYVPEELIEAEKQAPHSQLRLPNENIPLVWAQSLYFLGQMLSEGLIAVGDIDPLGRYLYIGKNQKPLVQIALIAEDEDLQAKLAVHGIETQTPKQVEPIQIRQAIDLSAMYTQIGRNDKLGLTGRPVRRLRSLTTSKIFRIRGETVVFLPSFSDSQVFYLTLDYHFLVDQIRSELAYIQKYCTELGRPTLTLMLTHTMLETGSEALLSLMQELKDGICNGVRVKLGRLNQLMLTAATQRIDVLQDFEFAQSSVQNAAPRCSYLVYNPQKNWQLGHIREFQVECETNLGLLLVSLRSSENLYEQIELLQTLTRLQGLEFETGFGGPGRPVTVGDLLDEVYTKAGDAGIWAVVRRAAGLRQMSDIGLSDVVTSILVRGKQIAVGKAYSEDSLIALPLSHSEIVEKINDFCREDIRDRVLTQEILIYLSALIKAEPELFQGLLTLRVGYIILLITSELARDLYVTQDEAYQHLMQLSPFEVIARVRQVLYEYSSMSNLLRQQESLHVKQKESDIDWVVLPTLVDDVEDIPLGGWRRFRQAEGTTGRVPKDFFKQVWLVMGHCKGLVIGDKLERRNRLDSEEILSEMTPGEKNFALQIEHLLNKIEAPEYRQVCIETLMELGAIASSNPSLQIEEYIVLDVLIGHAVRLTWLEKHRDRRDRYDEDKASAWRSFYNTSPRECASYVVKAFRFLTEFGQDLAA, encoded by the coding sequence ATGAAAACAGCTGCTCAACTGCAAACTCGCCTTGATTCTTATTATCAAAAAATCAAGACAATTATCCTTGCCCGTCAGAACCCAATGACTGGTTTGCTGCCAGCGAGTACAGCAATAACAGCCCACGGCGACTATACTGATGCCTGGGTACGCGATAACGTTTACAGCATTCTGGCAGTCTGGGGTTTGGCGCTAGCATACCGAAAAGTTGATGAAAGCAAGGGACGGACTTATGAGTTAGAACACAGTGTTGTTAAATTGATGCGCGGACTGCTGTTTGCCATGATGAGGCAAAGTGCCAAAGTCGAGCAATTTAAGCACACTCAAGCCCCGTTAGATGCTTTACACGCTAAATACAACACGGCAACTGGTGACATTGTTGTTGGTGATGATGAATGGGGACATTTGCAACTGGACGCAACATCAATCTTTTTGTTGATGTTGGCACAGATGACTGCTTCTGGATTGCAAATTATTTACACTTTTGATGAAGTGAATTTCGTCCAAAATTTGGTGTATTATATCGGTCGAGCTTATCGTACTCCAGACTATGGTATTTGGGAGCGGGGTAACAAGATTAATCATGGTAATGCGGAATTAAATGCCAGTTCGATAGGGATGGCAAAAGCTGCCTTGGAAGCGATCAACGGTTTAGATTTATTTGGCGTCCATGGTTGCCAAGCATCTGTCATTCATGCTTTGCCTGATGAAGTCGCCCGCGCTAGGATTACTTTAGAATCTCTGTTACCTAGAGAATCGGCTTCAAAAGAAATTGATGGTGCCTTGCTAAGCATAATTAGTTTTCCAGCTTTTGCGGTGGAAGATGCGCCGTTGCGAGAGCGGACTTACAACGACATTATCAACAAACTTGAAGGAACATACGGCTGCAAGCGATTTTTGAGGGATGGACACCAAACCGTTTTAGAAGACACGAATCGCTTGCACTATGAACCTTTTGAACTTAAACAGTTTGAAAATATTGAGTGCGAATGGCCTTTATTTTTTACCTATCTCTTTTTAGATAGCTTGTTTCGTGGCGAACAAGAGCAAGCTAAATACTATCAAGAACGTTTGGAGTCTTTATTAGTTGAACGAGATGGCTTGCGTCTGTTACCAGAATTATATTATGTGCCAGAGGAGTTAATAGAAGCAGAAAAGCAAGCACCTCACAGTCAGTTGCGTTTACCTAATGAGAATATACCCCTCGTGTGGGCGCAAAGTTTGTATTTTCTCGGTCAAATGTTGAGTGAGGGATTAATAGCTGTTGGTGATATCGATCCGTTAGGAAGGTATTTGTATATTGGAAAAAACCAGAAACCTTTGGTTCAAATTGCCCTAATTGCAGAAGATGAAGATTTACAAGCAAAACTGGCAGTTCATGGCATTGAGACGCAAACACCCAAGCAAGTAGAACCAATTCAAATCAGGCAAGCTATTGACCTTTCAGCGATGTACACTCAAATTGGACGTAACGATAAATTAGGTTTAACGGGGCGTCCAGTGAGACGGTTGAGGAGTTTGACAACATCTAAAATTTTTCGCATTCGTGGTGAAACGGTTGTCTTTTTACCCTCGTTCTCAGACTCTCAAGTGTTCTACTTAACTCTTGATTACCATTTTTTGGTGGATCAAATAAGAAGTGAACTGGCATACATTCAAAAATACTGTACTGAGTTGGGGCGTCCCACTTTAACTCTGATGTTGACTCACACCATGTTAGAAACAGGGAGTGAAGCATTACTGTCGCTTATGCAAGAACTTAAGGACGGTATTTGTAATGGTGTCCGGGTAAAATTAGGGCGGCTCAATCAGTTGATGCTAACAGCTGCAACACAAAGAATTGACGTTCTCCAAGACTTCGAGTTTGCTCAATCGTCAGTACAAAATGCTGCGCCTCGCTGCTCTTATTTGGTTTACAATCCACAGAAAAACTGGCAGTTGGGTCATATCCGAGAGTTTCAAGTGGAGTGCGAAACAAATCTTGGGTTGTTGCTTGTTTCGTTGCGATCGTCAGAAAATCTTTACGAACAGATCGAGCTGTTACAGACTTTGACTCGTTTGCAAGGACTGGAGTTTGAAACTGGTTTTGGCGGACCGGGACGACCCGTGACGGTGGGCGATTTACTAGATGAAGTTTACACAAAAGCCGGGGATGCGGGAATTTGGGCAGTTGTCCGTCGCGCTGCAGGATTGCGGCAAATGAGCGATATTGGCTTGTCGGATGTAGTAACGAGTATTTTAGTCCGTGGCAAGCAAATTGCAGTCGGTAAGGCTTACAGTGAAGATTCACTCATAGCGCTTCCACTGTCCCATAGTGAAATTGTTGAGAAAATTAATGACTTTTGTCGTGAGGATATTCGCGATCGCGTTCTCACTCAAGAAATTCTTATTTATTTGAGTGCTTTGATTAAAGCCGAACCAGAACTTTTTCAAGGGCTACTAACACTGAGAGTAGGGTATATTATATTACTAATTACTAGCGAACTAGCACGGGATTTATATGTCACTCAGGATGAAGCATATCAACACTTAATGCAGCTTTCGCCGTTTGAGGTGATAGCGCGAGTGCGTCAGGTGTTGTATGAATACTCCAGTATGAGCAATTTATTACGCCAGCAAGAGTCATTACACGTTAAACAAAAAGAAAGTGATATTGACTGGGTGGTGCTACCTACTTTAGTCGATGATGTAGAAGATATACCACTAGGAGGTTGGCGGCGTTTCCGTCAAGCAGAAGGAACCACCGGACGCGTGCCTAAAGACTTTTTTAAACAGGTCTGGTTGGTTATGGGACACTGTAAAGGATTGGTTATTGGCGATAAATTAGAGCGACGCAATCGTTTGGATAGTGAAGAAATTTTGTCAGAAATGACTCCAGGGGAAAAGAACTTTGCCCTGCAAATTGAGCATCTGTTGAATAAAATAGAGGCTCCTGAGTACAGGCAGGTATGTATTGAGACATTGATGGAATTGGGCGCGATCGCATCTAGTAATCCCAGCTTGCAAATCGAAGAATACATAGTGTTGGATGTATTAATCGGTCACGCGGTACGGTTGACATGGTTGGAAAAACATCGCGACAGACGCGATCGCTATGATGAAGATAAAGCTAGTGCATGGCGATCGTTTTACAACACCTCGCCAAGGGAATGCGCGAGCTATGTTGTCAAGGCTTTCCGCTTCTTGACCGAATTTGGGCAAGATTTGGCAGCTTAA
- the mgtE gene encoding magnesium transporter: MLTEDIRNLAIDIADLNQLKLDLNGLQPVDAGDYIAQLPQKKRAIAFRLLNKCQAIDVFEYLPPDVQEDLINSLHDIQVAQIVEAMSPDERAELFDELPAGVVKRLLQTLSPEQRQATATILGYSEGTAGRVMTTEYVRLREGLTIGEALSKIRLQDKDKETIYYAYVTDDNRKLVSVVSLRQLIFTFPDVLIREIASDRVVRVKTETSQGEVARIMKRYDLIAIPVVDREDRLVGIVTIDDVIDILEEEATEDIQKLAGVSGGDEDALSPPHVTIRKRLPWLLANIVLYIGAASAISPFQGVISQVPVLAIIMPILANSSGNVAFQVVSVTVRGIGVGEVTPKDTIPLLRKEVMAGAGTAIALGLALGTLSLIWSPPQDRWVSVIAGMVMVANVLLAATLGTLLPMGLKRINLDPALISGPLMTTTLDALGFFTFLSMISFALNVFKG, translated from the coding sequence ATGCTCACTGAGGATATTCGCAATTTAGCCATTGACATTGCAGACCTCAACCAACTTAAGTTGGATTTGAATGGTTTGCAACCTGTTGACGCTGGGGACTACATCGCACAATTGCCCCAGAAGAAAAGGGCGATCGCATTTCGCTTACTCAACAAATGTCAGGCGATTGATGTATTTGAATATTTACCTCCAGACGTGCAGGAGGATTTGATAAATTCCCTGCACGATATTCAAGTTGCCCAGATTGTTGAAGCAATGAGTCCCGATGAACGGGCAGAATTGTTTGATGAACTGCCAGCCGGAGTTGTCAAACGGCTGTTACAAACACTCAGTCCAGAACAACGTCAAGCCACGGCAACAATTCTCGGCTATTCCGAAGGCACTGCGGGACGCGTCATGACAACAGAATACGTGCGCTTGCGGGAAGGATTGACAATCGGGGAAGCCCTCAGCAAAATCCGTCTTCAAGACAAAGACAAAGAGACTATCTACTACGCCTATGTGACTGACGATAATCGCAAGCTCGTAAGTGTTGTCTCCTTACGCCAGTTAATATTTACTTTCCCTGATGTCTTAATACGAGAAATAGCTAGCGATCGAGTTGTCAGAGTCAAGACAGAAACATCTCAAGGAGAAGTCGCCCGCATTATGAAGCGGTATGACTTAATTGCCATTCCTGTCGTCGATCGAGAAGACAGACTTGTAGGAATTGTCACGATTGATGATGTCATAGACATTTTGGAAGAAGAAGCTACAGAAGACATTCAAAAATTGGCAGGTGTTAGTGGTGGCGACGAAGACGCATTGTCCCCTCCCCATGTGACTATTCGCAAGCGATTGCCTTGGCTCTTAGCAAATATCGTTTTGTACATTGGTGCAGCCAGTGCCATCTCACCTTTTCAGGGAGTCATTTCACAGGTGCCGGTTTTGGCAATCATCATGCCAATTTTGGCCAATAGCAGTGGCAATGTAGCCTTTCAAGTCGTATCAGTGACAGTCAGGGGTATTGGCGTAGGAGAGGTCACACCGAAAGACACAATACCGCTTCTACGTAAAGAAGTTATGGCAGGTGCGGGTACAGCCATAGCATTAGGTCTAGCCCTTGGCACACTCTCCCTAATTTGGTCGCCTCCCCAAGATCGTTGGGTATCGGTAATTGCAGGAATGGTAATGGTGGCGAATGTCCTCCTAGCTGCCACCTTAGGAACGCTATTACCCATGGGGTTGAAGCGAATCAATCTCGATCCTGCCCTAATTAGCGGTCCGCTTATGACGACTACTTTGGATGCTCTTGGGTTTTTTACATTCCTATCGATGATCTCATTTGCTTTAAACGTCTTTAAGGGGTAG
- a CDS encoding family 10 glycosylhydrolase has protein sequence MSKRSLNVVKPMFLWQRLLAAALFTSGLLMPWIDNQSAKAQLTEYCQLPPEVAKEKENLRLSALNGKQVAQKRYQQLVQKQARDLQECRNRNWPQIQAIWLRLYPCDARPGAIDQVMDRIVNKGYNQVYLEVFYDGQVLLPTGANPTIWPSVVRTPGTEKTDLFAEAIQKGRERGLKVYAWMFTTNFGYTYAQRPDREGAIARNGKGQTSLYVVDNNSQVFIDPYNLQAKRDYYQMLQEVLRRRPDGVLFDYVRYPRQAGSDSIATKVTDLWLYSDATQQALFQRALNYKGLDLIRRFLSKGYVTAGDIAEVDQLYPQEGEPLWQGRTSATEQKSIIPPDQRQPQLQSELWQLSVAHAMQGILDFVNLAAHPAQKMGMPAGAVFFPDGNQMVGRGYDSRLQPWDKFSGSLEWHPMSYANCSNTDCIVAQVQRVLNVAPPSTAVIPALAGKWGESVSNRPPLEAQMQALRQATPQLRGVSHFAYSWQDPEHDNERKFCRG, from the coding sequence ATGTCTAAACGTTCATTGAATGTTGTAAAACCAATGTTTTTGTGGCAACGCCTGTTAGCTGCTGCTCTTTTCACTAGCGGTTTGCTGATGCCTTGGATTGACAATCAATCTGCAAAGGCGCAATTAACCGAATATTGTCAGCTACCGCCAGAAGTAGCAAAAGAAAAAGAAAACTTACGTTTGTCAGCACTCAACGGTAAACAAGTAGCCCAAAAGCGCTACCAGCAATTGGTGCAAAAACAAGCACGGGATTTACAGGAATGCCGAAATCGCAATTGGCCGCAAATCCAAGCAATTTGGTTGCGTTTATATCCTTGTGATGCCCGCCCTGGAGCTATCGACCAAGTCATGGATCGGATTGTTAACAAGGGTTATAACCAAGTATATTTGGAAGTCTTTTATGATGGGCAGGTACTACTGCCAACAGGAGCTAACCCTACAATTTGGCCTTCCGTTGTTCGCACGCCAGGGACAGAAAAAACAGACCTGTTTGCTGAAGCTATTCAAAAAGGGCGAGAACGGGGTCTTAAGGTTTATGCTTGGATGTTTACAACTAATTTTGGCTATACTTACGCCCAGCGTCCAGATCGGGAAGGAGCAATAGCTCGTAATGGTAAGGGTCAAACGAGCTTATATGTTGTAGATAATAATTCTCAAGTGTTTATTGACCCCTATAATTTACAAGCGAAACGCGATTATTACCAAATGTTACAGGAGGTACTGCGCCGTCGTCCAGATGGAGTGCTCTTTGACTATGTACGCTACCCGCGACAGGCTGGAAGTGATTCGATCGCAACCAAAGTCACAGATTTATGGTTGTACAGTGATGCTACTCAACAAGCCTTATTTCAACGGGCGCTGAATTACAAAGGGCTGGATTTAATTCGGCGTTTTTTAAGCAAAGGATATGTCACCGCAGGCGACATTGCTGAAGTCGATCAACTCTATCCTCAAGAAGGAGAACCCTTGTGGCAGGGTCGAACTTCAGCAACAGAGCAAAAGTCTATCATTCCTCCAGACCAAAGGCAACCACAATTACAGTCAGAGTTGTGGCAGTTATCTGTTGCCCACGCCATGCAAGGCATCCTAGATTTTGTCAATTTAGCTGCTCATCCAGCACAAAAGATGGGAATGCCTGCAGGAGCTGTTTTCTTTCCCGATGGCAACCAAATGGTAGGCAGGGGATATGACTCCCGGTTGCAACCTTGGGATAAGTTCTCAGGTTCTTTAGAGTGGCATCCCATGTCTTATGCAAATTGTTCTAATACTGATTGTATTGTGGCTCAAGTACAACGAGTTTTAAACGTAGCACCACCTAGCACTGCAGTTATTCCGGCTTTAGCTGGTAAATGGGGAGAATCTGTGAGCAACCGTCCACCTTTAGAAGCGCAAATGCAAGCACTTCGCCAAGCGACTCCACAATTAAGAGGAGTTAGCCATTTCGCTTATTCTTGGCAAGATCCAGAGCATGATAATGAGCGTAAGTTCTGTAGGGGATAG
- the psb27 gene encoding photosystem II protein Psb27, with amino-acid sequence MKRYWSRLLALILVVVVGLVGCSTNEVGALTGDYFQDTLTVVSTLRTALDLTEDAPDKTAVQAEARKKINDFSARYQRVPSVSGLNSFTTMRTALNSLAGHYSSYPNRPVPKKLKDRLEQEFQQVESALRRGA; translated from the coding sequence ATGAAGCGCTATTGGTCACGTCTACTTGCCCTGATTTTGGTAGTCGTTGTTGGTCTTGTGGGTTGTTCTACTAACGAAGTGGGTGCTTTAACAGGGGATTACTTTCAAGACACCTTAACTGTAGTTAGTACCTTAAGAACTGCCTTAGATTTAACAGAAGATGCACCAGACAAAACAGCAGTTCAAGCAGAAGCACGTAAAAAGATAAACGACTTTTCCGCCCGCTATCAGCGTGTTCCTTCTGTCTCTGGTCTGAATTCCTTTACAACCATGCGAACAGCTCTTAACTCCCTAGCGGGACACTACAGTTCCTATCCCAACCGCCCTGTACCAAAAAAACTTAAAGACCGTTTGGAACAAGAGTTTCAGCAGGTTGAGTCAGCACTCCGGCGTGGCGCATAA
- the cofH gene encoding 7,8-didemethyl-8-hydroxy-5-deazariboflavin synthase subunit CofH, giving the protein MVTVTVDAILDRTLRGYDLSPEEGLVLLKQTDPTVIAGIRATSDKLRQQQAGDIVTYVINRNINFTNICEQHCSFCAFRRDETEEGAYWLDWTQILEKTTDGIRRGATEICMQGGLNLQAKVNGKSLPYYLKLVATIKEKFPTIHLHAFSPQEVQFIAREDGLEYADVILALHESGVNSMPGTAAEVLDDEVRRILCPEKIDTATWLEIVTTAHKLGLHTTSTMLSGHIETPEQQIRHLEKLRHLQQTSINREYPAFITEFILLPFVGKEAPKSLRRRVGRDQPILADALLLTAVARIFLGNWIPNHQPSWVKLGLSGATEALKWGCNDIGGTLMEEHITSMAGAQGGTNMEVETLQTAIASTNRPYQQRDTLYQLVVGS; this is encoded by the coding sequence GTGGTTACTGTAACTGTTGATGCTATCCTTGACCGTACCCTTAGGGGGTATGATTTGTCTCCTGAAGAAGGACTGGTATTGTTAAAACAAACAGATCCGACTGTAATTGCTGGCATTCGCGCTACATCTGACAAGTTGCGTCAACAGCAAGCAGGGGACATTGTGACTTACGTTATTAACCGCAATATTAACTTTACCAATATTTGCGAGCAGCATTGTAGCTTCTGTGCTTTTCGCCGAGATGAAACCGAAGAGGGGGCTTACTGGTTAGATTGGACACAGATTTTGGAAAAGACAACAGATGGTATAAGGCGAGGAGCAACGGAAATTTGTATGCAGGGGGGGTTGAACCTGCAAGCTAAAGTGAATGGTAAATCTTTGCCTTATTACCTTAAGCTTGTAGCAACTATTAAGGAAAAATTTCCCACAATACACCTGCACGCTTTTTCTCCTCAAGAAGTGCAATTTATAGCTAGAGAAGATGGGCTAGAGTACGCTGATGTTATTCTAGCTTTGCACGAATCGGGTGTGAATTCCATGCCGGGAACGGCGGCTGAAGTCCTAGATGACGAAGTCAGACGTATTCTTTGTCCAGAGAAAATAGATACGGCTACTTGGCTGGAAATTGTGACAACAGCGCACAAACTAGGTTTACATACTACCAGCACAATGTTATCAGGTCATATTGAAACACCAGAGCAACAAATAAGACATTTGGAAAAATTGCGACATCTCCAACAAACTTCTATAAACCGGGAATATCCTGCTTTCATAACCGAATTTATACTGTTGCCGTTTGTTGGTAAAGAAGCTCCCAAATCCTTACGTCGCCGTGTGGGACGAGATCAGCCTATTTTGGCAGATGCGTTGTTACTAACTGCTGTAGCTAGGATTTTCTTGGGAAATTGGATACCAAATCATCAACCGAGTTGGGTAAAACTGGGATTAAGTGGTGCAACAGAAGCTTTAAAGTGGGGTTGTAACGATATCGGCGGCACATTAATGGAAGAACATATCACCTCAATGGCAGGTGCTCAAGGTGGTACGAATATGGAAGTCGAAACTTTACAAACTGCGATCGCATCCACAAATCGTCCTTACCAGCAGAGAGATACGCTTTATCAGTTAGTGGTTGGTAGTTAG
- a CDS encoding glycosyltransferase encodes MSIIQPNSLLLVPTGPLRISELPPKSSCIGGEVVLFSLVIPTYNEAANIKKMIGVLSRLLDESIPGHYELIVVDDNSPDGTWDIAQSLMREYPQLRVMRRQHEQGLSSAVVRGWQAAQGNILGVIDGDLQHPPHVLLELLNVIERGADLAVASRHVDGGGVSSWSFIRRFLSRGAQVLGLIILPGVLGRVSDPMSGYFLVRRHCIVGQTLNPVGYKILLEVIGRGSINQIGEVGYVFCERKQGESKVTWKHYFDYLHHLIRLRLSTGKLGRFSQRLGFPIGRLVRFGLVGFSGVFVDMTVLYLLSDSTTLDLPLLLSKIIAGEIAISNNFLWNDIWTFSDVSSQQNQWHQRILRFLKFNLICLAGLTLNVLVLQLVFTFIIPNRYIANLIAIAVSTIWNFWVNLKLSWRVTQVK; translated from the coding sequence ATGAGTATCATCCAACCTAATTCACTTTTGTTAGTACCGACAGGTCCTTTGAGGATTTCTGAATTGCCACCCAAAAGCTCGTGCATAGGAGGTGAAGTAGTTCTCTTTTCCCTAGTTATCCCAACTTATAACGAAGCGGCAAATATCAAAAAAATGATTGGGGTATTGAGTAGATTGCTAGATGAATCTATACCCGGTCACTACGAACTTATTGTAGTCGATGATAATAGTCCAGATGGTACATGGGATATCGCACAGTCTTTGATGCGAGAATATCCCCAACTCCGAGTGATGCGACGTCAGCACGAACAAGGTCTTTCTAGTGCAGTGGTTCGTGGGTGGCAGGCAGCACAAGGTAATATTTTAGGGGTGATTGATGGTGATTTGCAACATCCTCCCCATGTTCTCTTGGAACTGTTAAATGTTATTGAACGAGGAGCTGATTTGGCAGTAGCTAGCCGTCATGTAGACGGTGGAGGGGTTAGTAGCTGGAGTTTTATCAGGCGTTTCTTATCCCGTGGTGCTCAAGTCTTGGGATTAATTATTTTACCAGGTGTCCTTGGTAGGGTTTCCGATCCAATGAGTGGTTATTTTCTAGTACGCCGACATTGCATTGTCGGTCAAACTTTGAATCCCGTTGGTTATAAAATCCTTTTGGAAGTTATTGGGCGGGGCAGTATAAACCAAATTGGTGAAGTAGGATATGTATTTTGTGAGCGCAAACAGGGTGAAAGTAAAGTGACATGGAAGCATTATTTTGACTACTTGCATCATTTGATACGCTTGCGCCTGTCTACAGGAAAGTTGGGACGATTTAGTCAACGCTTGGGTTTTCCTATCGGTCGCCTTGTTCGCTTTGGTTTAGTAGGGTTTAGTGGCGTTTTTGTAGATATGACTGTGCTTTATTTACTCAGTGATTCTACGACTTTAGATTTGCCCCTACTTCTGAGCAAAATCATTGCAGGTGAAATTGCAATTTCTAATAACTTTTTGTGGAATGACATTTGGACTTTTAGTGATGTCTCAAGTCAACAAAATCAATGGCATCAACGCATTTTACGGTTTTTGAAATTCAATCTTATTTGTCTCGCTGGTTTAACATTAAATGTGTTGGTCTTACAGCTAGTATTCACCTTTATTATTCCCAATCGCTACATTGCTAATTTGATTGCAATTGCTGTTTCTACCATTTGGAACTTTTGGGTCAACCTAAAGTTGAGTTGGCGAGTGACGCAGGTGAAGTAG